The DNA sequence atcgttatgcgggggtccactgtatagtggtaacaacacacttaaatgggtgtgaagcttgggctgtaaatgcttcagcgaggaggtggctggaagtagtggagatgtcctgtctaagggcaatgtgtggtgtaaatattatgcagagaattcggagtgtggaaattaggaggcagcgtggagttactaaaagtattagtcagagggctgaagaggggttgttgaggtggtttggtcatttagcgagaatggatcaaagtaaaatgacttggagagtgtataaatctggtggggaaggaaggaggggtagggttcGTATTtgaaatggttggagggagggggtaaaggaggttatgtttgtgaggggcttgaacttcccagcaagtgtgtgtgatcgtgtaaggagtgaatggagacaaatagtttttgggatctgacgagctgttggagtgtgaccagggtaatatttagtgaagggatttagggaaactggttagccggacttgagtcctggaaatgggaagtacaatgcctgcaaacacagtgattatgcatgagtgaggtgaaagcgttgaatgatgatgaaagtattttctttttggggatttcctttctttttgggtcatctgccttggtaggagacagctgacttgttgaaaaataatttttttttttttcaacaagtcgaccgtctcccaccgaggcagggtgacccaaaaaagaaagaaaatccccaaaaataaaatactttcatcatcattcaacactttcaccacactcacacattatcactgtttttgcagaggtgctcagaatacaacagtttagaagcatacacatataaagatacacaacatatccctccaaactgccaataaataaataaataaataaataaatatataaatatataaatatataaataaatatataaataaatatataaataaatatataaataaatatataaataaatatataaatatataaatatataaatatataaatatataaatatataaatatataaataaataaatatataaataaataaatatataaataaataaatatataaattaaatatataaattaaatatataaataaatatataaatatataaatatataaatatataaatatataaatatatatatatatatatattatatatatatatatatatatatatatatattatatatctccatggggaagtggaacagaattcttccactgtaagccatgcatgtcataagagatgactaaaatgccgggatcatggggctggtaaccccttcccctgtatacattactgaagttatgaagaaaaatttaaatttttctttttggaccaccctgcctcagtggaatatatctggtttgttgaaagaagaatatgtGTATATCTGTCATGTGAATTTTTTACTAAAACTAATTACTGTTTCCTATTTTCAGTGGGTGATTCCAAAGATTGCATCACATCTATGCTTGTCAGTTGTGTTTCTCTTGACTGGCCACTACTATCTATTCCTGGCCTCCATACCTCTTGCTGTTTTTCTTGTACGggagtaagtttttttttttttaattctgtaacattttttttattcctttatACCAGTTTTCATGTAGGAATATCATatgtacagtagtgtgcaaattaattgggacaggagtaaattttgtggtTATCTTGTAACTTGTCTTAGTCTCTGGCTTAATTAgtgtagtttgggttcttttaTCTTCATCAGAGTTTGCTactgacttctggcaaccatccagttGTGGTGTTACCTTGTTACTCTTGTCACAAGGTAACACCACAAATTCTCCCCTTCATTTCATGAtcactgctgaaattcatgatggatgttacacctaggaagtgtTCAAGTATTGTAGCTTTTAGAtaacatgctgatttgagtatcagacagctCGCCAAAAACTTGAGCCTAGCAAAGCgaactgttggtcggattctgaagagagctgacaacactggtgattgtggagtgcTGCattgacaaggttatcataagaaatagtgcgaaagatcccaagaaaaccagcaaacaTTTACTGAAAGAGATTCGGCTTCAGCTGTTGTAAATGTTGATTTTTCAACTGCTTGATGAAGGCTCCCTGAAGTTAGCAGAACTGTGAGAAAGCCAGTAAATAAACAATTACTATTTATTGCTATGAAGAAAATATGGCtgcggtgggcactcgatcataagggatggatGACACATGAATGgcgaaaagttatattttcagatgaggcTCATTTTGAAAtatgtacatgggtacagatcaatgGCAGTGAATCAGAGCAAAGGCAAACCTCTttggaatggacacattcaacaagtgccaaaacacccacctaagatgttttggggtagttttactgctaacAGCCCTGGAAGGCTTGTTATTATTGAAGGAACAAtgaactgaagattgagacacttatgcagcatatgggaatctttattcaggaaacgtttcgccacacagtggcttcttcagtccaatacaaagaggaaggcgtaaggagaggaggagaatgaggtaatcagtccctcaacctggagtcgatgtgttcagtccatcaatcttgtagaatgtacagcatagggccgtagacgtggcttatatactgtagtgaggtgacgtgaagcagatggaggcggggtcatagtggtaccatccactagtcgaagtaggtcttcgtccaaaggttgaacaagtgttgaagaattctttgtaacaagaccccatgatgctgccgtgtctgacagttgtgatgaatggtttgaaaaaccgacaagttgaagattgagacacttatgcagcatatgggaatctttattcaggaaacgtttcgccacacagtggcttcttcagtccaatacgccttcctctttgtattggactgaagaagccactgtgtggcgaaacgtttcctgaataaagattcccatatgctgcataagtgtctcaatcttcaacttgtcggtttttcaaaccattcatctcaACAATGAACTGGCAAATACAAGGCAGTTCTGACAACTCTTTTGCTACTCATTGTGGATAGAGAGTTTcttgatggagaaggcattttccagctgGATCTTCCTCagtgccacacttccagaaaaatgctaaCATTCTTTGAAGAGAGTGGGCTAAGCATtttaaattggcctggaaactctcctgacctcaacccagtTGAGAATCTTTGAGCAATAACTAAATGCAGATCATAAAACAGGACTGTTCATCTGTGGAGAAactaattgctgctgttattaggacctggtaccacaaCAAACTTGCCAAAATGCATTCAATATTGGTGAATTTTATGCCAAAGCATGTAGCagtgcttataaaagcaaagggtagtcatatcttattaaatcaattatctgtcatacATTGCTgtttttttcaaataaacattaattttacaaataaatgtcttatttcattcACTGTCCCAATTatttgcacactactgtacaatatgGTATATAAATGCAGTAATTTAAAAAGTTATCAAATTCTGGGAGGCTTTTATAGATTCACCCATGTTAGGTTATATTTTATGGTACTTCTCTGTGTCAGGTTTACAGTATGCAGTACTTTATGAAATGTACACTACCTCTTCTTTATAATAGAGATAGGGTCCAGGAGACAGAAATGCAAAATAATCAATCCTCTCATCTTCTCTCTTAAATTCAGGCTTGTGCTTCAAGAACAAAATGTTAATAAACCTAAactaataataaaaagaaaactATCTACATGGAATACAATGATTCCAAGTTCTTTTTAACTTTGTTGTTAAACTTACATGTACACAGGCTGAATTTATAGGGTATTATCCTTGTCATAAGATGTATCAGCCTTTAATGATTGAAGTCATTCAGATTAAGCATAGTCACAATATGTAACAGAAGAAATACcacattttaaaaataaattatcaGATTGACATCTACACAAGTCAATAATAATTTCAACCTTCTAAGTGTCTGGTAGCTTGagcgctagcacactcagctcacacactgaggtctagAGTTCAAATCTTCtccggtacagctggaaaacattagggacacgtttccataagacacctgctgtccctgtccctgttcacccatcattttaaaatgggtacctaggtgttagtcgactggtgtgggtcacatcctgggacaaaactaacctaatttccccgaaatgctcagcatgacaagcggctttctatatagtagtatttcatcgatgtcagctaggcctgtataccatgcacatgtagtaaataaagatattatattattgttagtagtagGATACAATGATATTAAAAGTGAAGCAGATCAGAAGAGGCTTCCTCAAGTTACCGAACAGCAACCAAAACGAAGAATGGTTTCTATGACATTGATTATAGGGTACCTGCATATGTCTATAGCTGCATAAACATTTTTCCCTAGTTATAGTACctatgttgaaaatttgaagccagtaATATATGGGATTTTCAAGTTTTAAAGAAAAGCCTTGGAGGAAAAAAAATTCATGCAGCCTTTGTTGTATATGGTACCCCCTGGGGGATACCTAATAGCCAATAAATAAATACTCTAGTTTTTAAAGACGAGACAATTTTTGTAACGTATTagtcatttcccactgaggcatgatgatctgaaaaagaagaaacacttctgTCATTACTCGCTCCATCTctttcttgccagaggtgtgcagataCTACAATGAAAATCCTGAACTGGAATTATAACTATAATTTGAAGCCTTTCGTTAAAGGCTGTAATAGGTACACatcataaaaataaatatttctgACTTGTCTTGTATACAATTTAATTTAGGAACTTGTTGCAGATAAAATGGTCCAGAAGTGTAGATCTTTCAGTCAATGAATTTTAATATAATGTCATAACCAGTGTAGCTCATTGTTTTTAACTAtgaatatataggtagtaggttggtagacagcaaccacccagggaagtactaccgtcctgccagatgactaggaaacaaaaacctgtaactgttttgcatgatggtaggattgctggtttctttttctgtctcataaacacgctaagataacagggatatcttgctactcctacttacactttggtcacacttcacagacacgcacatgcatatatatatatacatacatctaggtttttctcctttttctaaatagctcttgttcttttttatttcttctattgtccatggggaagtggaaaagaatctttcctccgtaagccatgcgtgtcgtatgaggcgactaaaatgccgggagcaatgggctagtaaccccttctcctgtatacaattactaaaaaagagaagaagaaaaactttataaaactgggttgcttaaatgtgcgtggatgtagtgcggatgacaagaaacagatgattgctgatgttatgaatgaaaagaagttggatgtcctggccctaagcgaaacaaagctgaagggggtaggagagtttcagtggggggaaataaatgggattaaatctggagtatctgagagagttagagcaaaggaaggggtagcagtaatgttaaatgatcagttatggaaggagaaaagagaatatgaatgtgtaaattcaagaattatgtggattaaagtaaaggttggatgcgagaagtgggtcataataagcgtgtatgcacctggagaagagaggaatgcagaggagagagagagattttgggagatgttaagtgaatgtataggagcctttgaaccaagtgagagagtaattgtggtaggggacttgaatgctaaagtaggagaaacttttagagagggtgtggtaggtaagtttggggtgccaggtgtaaatgataatgggagccctttgattgaactttgtatagaaaggggtttagttataggtaatacatattttaagaaaaagaggataaataagtatacacgatatgatgtagggcgaaatgacagtagtttgttggattatgtattggtagataaaagactgttgagtagacttcaggatgtacatgtttatagaggggccacagatatatcagatcactttctagttgtagctacactgagagtaaaaggtagatgggatacaaggagaatagaagcatcagggaagagagaggtgaaggtttataaactaaaagaggaggcagttagggtaagatataaacagctattggaggatagatgggctaatgagagcataggcaatggggtcgaagaggtatggggtaggtttaaaaatgtagtgttagagtgttcagcagaagtttgtggttacaggaaagtgggtgcaggagggaagaggagcgattggtggaatgatgatgtaaagagagtagtaagggagaaaaagttagcatatgagaagtttttacaaagtagaagtgatgcaaggagggaagagtatatggagaaaaagagagaggttaagagagtggtgaagcaatgtaaaaagagagcaaatgagagagtgggtgagatgttatcaacaaattttgttgaaaataagaaaaagttttggagtgagattaacaagttaagaaagcctagagaacaaattgatttgtcagttaaaaataggagaggagagttattaaatggagagttagaggtattgggaagatggaaggaatattttgaggaattgttaaatgttgatgaagatagggaagctgtgatttcgtgtatagggcaaggaggaataacatcttgtaggagtgaggaagagccagttgtgagtgtgggggaagttcgtgaggcagtaggtaaaatgaaagggggtaaggcagccgggattgatgggataaagatagaaatgttaaaagcaggtggggatatagttttggagtggttggtgcaattatttaataaatgtatggaagagggtaaggtacctagggattggcagagagcatgcatagttcctttgtataaaggcaaaggggataaaagagagtgcaaaaattatagggggataagtctgttgagtgtacctggtaaagtgtatggtagagttataattgaaagaattaagagtaagacggagaataggatagcagatgaacaaggaggctttaggaaaggtagggggtgtgtggaccaggtgtttacagtgaaacatataagtgaacagtatttagataaggctaaagaggtctttgtggcatttatggatttggaaaaggcgtatgacagggtggataggggggcaatgtggcagatgttgcaagtgtatggtgtaggaggtaggttactgaaagcagtgaagagtttttacgaggatagtgaggctcaagttagagtatgtaggaaagagggaaattttttcccagtaaaagtaggccttagacaaggatgtgtgatgtcaccgtggttgtttaatatatttatagatggggttgtaagagaagtaaatgcgagggtcttggcaagaggcgtggagttaaaagataaagaatcacacacaaagtgggagttgtcacagctgctctttgctgatgacactgtgctcttgggagattctgaagagaagttgcagagattggtggatgaatttggtagggtgtgcaaaagaagaaaattaaaggtgaatacaggaaagagtaaggttatgaggataacaaaaagattaggtgatgaaagattgaatatcagattggagggagagagtatggaggaggtgaacgtattcagatatttgggagtggacgtgtcagcggatgggtctatgaaagatgaggtgaatcatagaattgatgagggaaaaagagtgagtggtgcacttaggagtctgtggagacaaagaactttgtccttggaggcaaagaggggaatgtatgagagtatagttttaccaacgctcttatatgggtgtgaagcgtgggtgatgaatgttgcagcgaggagaaggctggaggcagtggagatgtcatgtctgagggcaatgtgtggtgtgaatataatgcagagaattcgtagtttggaagttaggaggaggtgcgggattaccaaaactgttgtccagagggctgaggaagggttgttgaggtggttcggacatgtagagagaatggagcgaaacagaatgacttcaagagtgtatcagtctgtagtggaaggaaggcggggtaggggtcggcctaggaagggttggagggagggggtaaaggaggttttgtgtgcgaggggcttggacttccagcaggcatgcgtgagcgtgtttgataggagtgaatggagacaaatggtttttaatacttgacgtgctgttggagtgtgagcaaagtaacatttatgaagggattcagggaaaccggcaggccggacttgagttctggagatgggaagtacagtgcctgcactctgaaggaggggtgttaatgttgcagtttaaaaactgtagtgtaaagcacccttctggcaagacagtgatggagtgaatgatggtgaaagtttttctttttcgggccaccctgccttggtgggaatcggccggtgtgataataaataaaaaaatataacttcCTGACAGATTTTTTAACCGTGGTGTTTAATGCTTAGTTTTGATAGTTGGTGACTGATGCTGAAAATATTAGGATTGTTATCCATTTTTTTATGAAAACATTAGCTTATCAGaagtataatttaaaaaaaaaataaaaatcaaggATTATGTAATACCGGTAACTGCATACCCTCTTATCAAGTGGTCCTAACTGCTGCAAACATTAATTCTCTAGCTGCCACTGGTATGCCTCATCATATGTAACCACTATCCTTTCAGTTGATGTTCTTCCCTCACTCCTGTGCCTCTCCCCCTCCTGCCATTACCTTTTTCTTCTGCCGTGCAGCGCTGTATTACCCTTACTGGTTTAGCAccttccatgaatataataatgcaaTAATTGCATTTTATGTTGTTTGCTCTCGAGCTTATGCATTTTCCTGTTTAGGTACATGAAGGTCCCAGCTGGAAATTTTGGAGTTTATGATCCAACAGAGATTCACCGCATGGGCCAATTGAAGAACCACATGCGAGATGCTGTCATTGGTCTTGCATACTACTTGGTGTTcttttttatatatttgtattGGTTAGTAATCATCTGGGTTTCCTTCTTTTTATTATAAATATACACAAGTTTAgcatttaatttgataataataataatattaaagcaGACAATATAATTGCCTTTGTGTGTAATTACCTATATTATTTGTGATTAGCTGTTTATTACTCTAAGATCAAAGCTATATTCATTGTTAAGGAGATGTTTCTTACTATCCCTATGGCTCATTTGACTGTTCCCTTGCTAGTGTTTATAGTACTATAGTGCAAAATGTAACTTTGAATTCTGTGCAATTTTTCTCCTTGCAAAGATGTACATGTTAGTTATAGCATGAAATGTACGTAAGATAATTTTGCTTTTCATATAATACTGATGAGTTTTCAGAATATACCTATTTATGTTTTGTCTTTGTTTTTTCTTTCAGTCTTTTGACTCATCTTCTGCGATCAAATCCTATGCCAAAGCCAGACTACACAGATGATACTGGATTGTAATTTATTTGGAAGCTCTGATACAACCATGAAGCTTTTTCTATTTCTTTCATTACAATATTAGGTTGAAGCTGTATTAATCTTACATGATCAAGTATGATTACAATTTCAAATAGTGAATGAACAATGCTCTAATTTTTGCTGGATTTTAAGGTTGTCAAGTGTTTCGTCAAATATTTAGTTCGAGTGAAATTATTTTGTATTAGTTACTTAGACTTTAATATCAACCTCCTACAGTTAGCAAGTAGCTAGTTTCCTAAACATCATGCATAACTGTTTATTAATGCCATCCATAATCAACCTATGGGAATTACTGAAACAACTGCATTTTCACTTAACCCCATCTGAACAAATATAATAGATCCTATACAAGTaggcatttttttttaacacattggttgtttcccaccgaggcagggtgacctgaaagaaagagactttcatcatcactcactccattacAGACAGTACAGCTGATCATTAGTTCACCTTCCCAGTCACCAACATCAAATTATCATTCAGGCTCACTGAGGCATCTGTGAATAACTATCATAAACactgtacacttggaaaattatAGGTCACAACTAAAAGATTTAATACCCCATGGCTAATGAACTGCATCCTCAGATCCActgacaaaaagaaaaaaatatagatTGGAATCAGTACCCAAAGAACtagcaaaaaatatatatatcagtgcTTACCAAGCTAATAAAGAATTCCAAACTAAAGATACAAGATATAAGAAAGACCTAGAAAGCACACTCAAATACATACTGGGTTTAAGTAAATTTGCTGAGACCAAAGATATTATATTAACTAAACCAAGTGATATTAACTATAAACTTAAACCTAAATTTCCATGCCCAAGttagagatttttttttaacacaccagtgacccaaAAAATGAACAttttcactgtcttgccagaggcatgccaatactacagttcaaaactgcagatatccccacccctccttcagagtgcaggcactatacttcccacctccaagactcgagTCTGACtatctggtttccctgaatcccctcataaatgttaccttgctcacactaccTTGCCTCCACTTGCTCCTATCAAACACTCACATAAGCCTGCTGGATGTACAAGTCCCTAGAGCACTCAAAACTTCCTTTTAATCCCTCCCTCCAgctattcctaggatgacccctatccctccttcactccaccctagatttatacaccctcctatTTTTCTTCTCTCAGTGTCCAAAACAGATCAACAGCctctcctcctcagccctctgaa is a window from the Cherax quadricarinatus isolate ZL_2023a chromosome 68, ASM3850222v1, whole genome shotgun sequence genome containing:
- the cnir gene encoding protein cornichon homolog 4; this encodes MEEAPPPLQGDSSISLDTAVFIFSLFDTGALLFLLVYYVITLSDLECDYLNAQQCCYRLNIWVIPKIASHLCLSVVFLLTGHYYLFLASIPLAVFLVREYMKVPAGNFGVYDPTEIHRMGQLKNHMRDAVIGLAYYLVFFFIYLYCLLTHLLRSNPMPKPDYTDDTGL